The Nitrospirota bacterium genome contains the following window.
GTTCGAACATTATGATCTGCGCAGGAACGGGCTGCGTGGCAAACGGATCGCTCAAGGTGAAGGATGCGCTCGAGACCGAGCTCATCAAGCGGAACCTGCAAGGCGAGGTGAAGATCGTCCTGACCGGGTGCAACGGGTTCTGCGCCAAGGGTCCGGTCATGGTGGTATATCCCGAGGACATCTTCTACCAGGTGGTGAAGCCCGAGGATGTTCCGCACCTGGTGGAGGAGCACTTCATCAAGGGGCGGCCGGTCCAGAAGTTCCTGTATACGCCGCCGGCGGACAAGAAGACGATTCCGGTGATGAACGATATCCCGTTCTTCAAGCACCAGGTGCTGCGGGCGCTCAGGAACCGGAGCCTCATCGATGCCGAAAAGATCGAAGAGTATATCGCACGCGACGGATACCTGGCGGCGGCCAAGGCGCTTACGGAGATGACGCCCGAGCAGATCGTGAACGAGATGAAGAAGTCCGGGCTCCGCGGCAGGGGCGGCGCTGGATTCCTGACGGGCCTCAAATGGGAACTCTGCGCACGCGTC
Protein-coding sequences here:
- a CDS encoding NAD(P)H-dependent oxidoreductase subunit E — encoded protein: METTYRSNIMICAGTGCVANGSLKVKDALETELIKRNLQGEVKIVLTGCNGFCAKGPVMVVYPEDIFYQVVKPEDVPHLVEEHFIKGRPVQKFLYTPPADKKTIPVMNDIPFFKHQVLRALRNRSLIDAEKIEEYIARDGYLAAAKALTEMTPEQIVNEMKKSGLRGRGGAGFLTGLKWELCARVTGDVKYILCNGDEGDPGAFMDRSVMEADPHSVLEGMIIAAKAINAHYGYIYVRAEYPLAVHRLQLAIDQAKERGLLGADILGSGYDLDIEIYQ